The Candidatus Omnitrophota bacterium genomic sequence TGTAGGAGGGTGCGCATGGCAAACCGCCTTAACGTCGGAACGCTTGCCGTAAACGAAGAGGTGCATTTTGATTTCGGAGGAAGGATTCAAGGGACCGCCGGACCGCTTGCGGCCTTGGCTGTCTACGACGATTAAGTCGGATACTTCCAAAAATCCCTTGCTGACGCCGGTCGGAGTGCACACGATTTCATCTTCGGAAATTTTACAGGAAATATTCCCGTCGTTGGCCGCCACCCATTCCTTCGACCACATTCTGCGTCCGATTTCAACGATTTGATTTTTGGCTTCGTATACGTTCGTCATGGAGAATCCGCCGGTTATTGGAATTGTCTATGTTGAGTTTACCGCCCTGGAAAACGGCGTCAATCCGTCAGTTCCCCGAAGCCGAAGCGGCGGAGGCTTCCGGGGACGCCGCATTCTGCCCGGCGGATGAAACTTCTGGAGGGACGGAGGACGCTTCCGCCGTCGGAGCAGAGGCTTCGACGGGAGGAGCAGAGGCTTCCGGGGGATAGGCGAACGGCAACTCCGGCAATTTTTCGCCGTCGTTCAACATTTCCGAGAATGTTTTGTTGCCGCCCTCCGTTCTGGGAACCAACAAATTCTCCCAGTCGGGTAGAATACCCAATTGATAAAACTCTTTTTTGGGAAATGGCCCCATTGTCCGTTGAGGAAAGGGACCGCCGATGCTGCGGATGAAGAGATGGCTAATCAGCCAAATCGAAAGAAGAATCGAAACGCTGTTGCAGATCGTCGTAATTTTTGAAAAAAAGTGTTTTATGGAAGATTGGTCGATCATAGTTATTAGACAAAAACGAAGATAGTGGAATTAAGTAACGATGCGGATATCGTTTTCATTAGAGAAAAGGCGAATTCATCCTGCTCTTCAAACCATATCGCTCCAAAAATCAACGATAACCGAATAGGAAGGATGACGGGAATCGAGTAGAAAATCAAGGCGTTGAGGGGAGAATTTCCGGCGGGGTTCCAAGAACGGCTTGTCGGAGTATAGTACGGCTCAGGAAAAAGTAATCCGGCGCCCGTTTCGACGATCGATACGGAGGGAAAGAATCGAAAGGATTCCATTTTTCCCATTTTCAAAAACCAATAAGCATAGAAACGAGGCGTATCGTCTCATGGTGAAATTGAACCTGCCCAATGGACTTTCGATGACCCGCCTGTTGATGGTTCCCTGTTTTTTTCTTTTTACTTATTATTGGTTAAAAGGCGAAAATTGGATGTTATGGCCGGCGAGAGCGATATTGCTGCTCATCGTGGCCAGCGATTTTTTCGACGGATATTTGGCGCGAGTGCGGGGCGAGGTGACGCAATTGGGGGGAATTCTCGATCCCCTGGCGGATAAATTATTCGTAACGGCCTCCTTTGTCTTGCTGGCCGTATTCGATAAAATCCACGATTGGCTGGCTATTACCGTCGTAACGAAAGACATCCTTGTCAGCATAGGTTGGTGCGTATTCGCCGTTCTATTCGATAAAGTAGACGTGGAACCATCCAATCTTGGAAAAACAGCCACCGCCTTGCAGTTTTTTACGGTATTCGCAGTAGTTATACTGCCATCATCGTTTCCCATCGTTGTTTTGGAGTATTTGACGGCGGCGGGGACGATAATGGCGTTGGTTCATTACGCTTATCTCGCATCGCGGAATCCTTCGCTACGGTAAAACGGCTGGGAGAGAATCCGATCATGTTTATAAAATTCCTTCAATCGCAATCGACGCTGCCGAATCTATTGACATCCAGCCGATTGGTTCTAAGCCCTTTGCTGGCTATTCTCTTTCTCTTCGATCAGGAGATTCCTTGGGCGCGCTATTGGGCGTTAGCCATCGTTGTACTTTCGGAACTTACGGATCTTTTCGACGGTTATATGGCGCGCAAGCATGGGCAGGTAACCGATTTCGGCAAAATTCTCGATCCCATGGCGGACAGCATTTACCGGGACACGATTTTTTTGAGTCTGGCCGTCGTGCACCAGGTATCCCTTTTTCTTGTACTGCCGATTTTGTATCGAGATTCCATCATCTCCACGCTGCGCACTGTTTGCGCCTACAAAGGCATTGTGTTGGCGGCCAGAAAAAGCGGAAAGATGAAAGCCATTTGTCAAGCAACGATCATAATTATTATTTTAATATTGCGCATTGCCGCTCTTCATTTTCCCGTCATCGATAACTGGTTGTATCTGATCGCCAACTCCCTGATGGGCCTTGCTTGCGCCGTTACGTTATACTCCGCTTTCGATTACCTAAGCAACCTAATACCCGTTATTATGAAGGTAACAGAAGAAAAACCGCTATCTCAATTCGATTGATTTATACCATAAAATATCGAAAAATATCGAAACCGCATAGGCGTTCACCCGCGGGCATCACGGCATTTATGAGATAATCGTTAAAAAAAACGATCTCTAGGCTTTCCTGCAATCCATTTTCTTTGTATAAGTAGTACATCTATATATAAAACTGATTCATTAGGTAATTTCCATGTCGGACTTGTTTGAGCGTTTACCGAAATACGTCCAGATCAAAGAATCTATCCGTAACGAAATCGAGAACGGCGTACTGAACGAAGGACAACAACTGCCATCCGAATCGGCGCTGATCGATCGTTTCGGCGCGAGCAAAATGACGGTGATCCGCGCCTTGCAGGAACTGGTGCAGGAGGGTTATTTGCGCCGCGTCCAGGGAAAAGGAACGTATGTTCTTCGTCCATCGAAAAACGCGCCCTTGATCGGCGTCCTCGTACCGGGAACGGATCAGGGCATCTTCCCCGTCATTTTGCACAGCATCGAGGAACGCGCCCACATTCTGGGATACGAAGTGTTTTTATGCAGCACCGACGACGATGCGGCGAAAGTAGAAACCTTCGCCGAGCGCCTTATCGCCCGCAAGGCGGCGGGCGTCATCGCCGCTCCATTGGAGCGCGTAGCCGATACTTCGTGCAATCTCCGTTGGTACGGCATGTTTCGCGAAGCGCAGATTCCCGTAATCCTTGTGGATCGGGGCATTAAAAATCTGGAAAACGTTCCCATCGTGCAAACCAATAATAAAGAAGCGATGGCCAATCTCACTCGCGAAGTCATGAAACGGGGACACCGGCGCATCCTGATGGTCCGATGGGAGGAAATCCAGAGCACTTCGACGGACGAGCGCGTCGCTGGTTTCATGGAATCCGCCGTAAAAAGCGGCGAAAAAGCGGAACTGGCCAAGGTAGTAAGCGTCAGCGGCGAAAAACCTTTTTCCAAAAGTTTGGAAGATTTCGAAACGATTCTCTGCGAATACGAACCGACGGCGTTGATGTGCCTGAACGATCAAATCGCCATTCACGTTTTCAGCCTTTTGAAAAACGTCGGCGCCAGTTTAGGAGCGGAAGTCTCTATCACCGGCTTCGACGATCTGCCCTTCTCGGAAGCGATCGGATTGACAACCGTCCATCAACCGTTGGAACAAGAAGGCGTTGAGGCAGTGAATCTTTTGCATCAGATGATCCGAGGCAAGAAAGTCGAATCCAAAACCATCAATTCCAACGTCGTGATTCGCTCTTCCCTGCTGACGGTCGCAAAGCCGGTCAATGGAGTTTGATCGATCCGGATTTACTGCTCAATCATTCGCGGAAATGATCGAAGCCGATTGGAATGCCCTGCGGAAAGCCTGCTATTTCTATTCCATTCTCCCGCGCCGCCGCTTCGCCGATTTCCCGCAAGGGGCAATCGAGAGTCCATTCCTGCGTAAGTTTTTCCGCATCCGATGCAGATAGCGTAAAGAGCAGTTCGTAATCTTCCCCGCCTTTCCAGACGTATTCCGCCGCCCGATCTCCCGCAAAGCGGCGCAAAGACTCGGAACAAGGCAGCCGCGCAGCGTCGATTTTCGCGCCAACGCCGCTGGCCGCGCACAGCTTGGGCAGATCGCGGGCAAGGCCGTCGCTGATGTCGGTCATGCTATGGGGAAGAATCCGCTGGGCGATAGCGAGAGCTTCTTTAATTCTCGGAGTTGGACGAAGAAAGCGCCGAACCAATTCCGATTCCGTTTCGTTTTCCGGAATGGTTTTACCATGCAATAAAATCTCTAGTCCTGCAGCGGCGTCGCCGGGAAAGCCGGTAACGAAAATGCGGTCTCCCGGCTGCGCGCCGGAGAGAGCGATAGGTCGGGGGGTGGTTTGCGTTCCCCATGCGGCGATGGAGAGAAATCGGACAGTCGAGCGAACGGTATCGCCGCCGATCAATTCGAAATCCCATTCCTCGCGCAAGCGTGCAAGAGCGCGGTAAAAATCTTCTACCCAAGCCGTTTCCACGTCGGGCGGCAAACCCAAAACGATGAGATAGAAGGCGGGCCGGGCGCATTTGGCGGCCAGATCGCTCAAGTTGGAAGCCAATGCCTTATGGGCTAAGTCGCCGGGCGATGTCCATTCCTGGCGAAAGTGGACGCCTTCCACCATAGCGTCCGTGGTAACAACGAGGGGAGCGGAGGGAGGAAAAACGGTCGCCGCATCATCTCCCAAACCGACGGAGACGGCGCTGGAGGATGGTCCAAGAATCTGCTCGATCCGTTGAATCAATCCAAACTCGCCGATATCGCTAAGGATTTCCGATTTTCCCTGCGATCCGTTCATGAAGCCTTCCTTCCGCTCGCCGGATATCGAGGAAGCCGGGCTGGCTACCCGTTTCGCATAAAATAAACGCCATACCGTTAAAATTTTAAAAAATTATCGTTATAATGAATAGAGTATAATACTTATAGTAGATTTCAGGCCATATAGTGAGGGCGAAATTTAAAAAGAGGAAGGGAGCAATCAACAATGATTCATCTGCGTTTTTCGTTCACGAAAGGATTTATCGTCTTCTCTGTTTTGATGCTGTCGTGCGTCTTCGCGCCGCGTTCGATGGCGCAGGAAGCAGCCGCCGCCGAGGAAGGTCCTCTCGCCATCCATTTGTATCTCTTCACGATGGACAAAGCAGACATGACGGCGATGCTGAAGGACGGATTAAGCGGCAAGGAACTGGATCAGTTGCAAAAAGAGCGTTTCGAAGCGGGTTGTCTCTTTAAGGAAAAAGAAGCGAAACAGATAAAAAAGGGCGAGAATAAGGTCGATATTCCTATGGAAATCGTCAAGGCGATGCCGGAGGATTCTTCCTCGAAAATCATCGTCTTCTTTTACGCAATAAATCGAACGGGCGAAGCGGCCAAACAAGAAATGACTCTATCCCGGAACTCTTACATCGTTACGGAAACGGACGGCGTGCAAAAGAAACTAGCCCCAAAAGAAGGAACCTGGCGTTTGCCCGCCCAATCGAAGCCTTTCCGCATTATGGATTTCCGCAACGCCGCCCGGTTCTTTAAAGGCTTATTCACCTACGAAATCGCCATACAGGGCGGAGAAGCGGCGGATAAATACGTTATTCAATTGAACGTCGTCGAATAGGATGGACCGGAACCGCCGCCGGAAGCGGGATAAAAGGATTTGTTGACAGGCGCGGAAAGGGCGGGATACAATCCCTTTCAATACGGTTTTTGCATAGGGGGCTTACTATGACTCGCATAGAGGCTTATCGGGATTTGCAGAAAAAAGTGCGCCGCGCTCACCGGCGGCATTGCTATCATTCCCTTTATTCATCCTTGGTTCAAGCGTTGTTTTACGCTTTGATCGGCGCTTGTTTGGCGGCGGCGGTTTTGGCGCTGCTTCCCAAAGAGATCGACCGTTTGCCTATCGCTTTGGCCATTGCGGCTTTATGTTTGCCCGCCGCCCTCTACCTTTATTACCGGCGGCGCGGAAACGTAATGCAAACGGCGCTATTGGCCGATCGTCATTTGCGTTTGAAGGAAAAAATTTCTTCCGCCCTCGAATTGGGGACGGATGCAGGACGTTTTCCCGGCGATGCCGACTGGCATGACGCCTTGTTATTCGACGCGTTGGGGGAAGCGCATCGGTTGGATCTGAAAAAAGCGTTTCCCTGGAAAAATCCCCGCGAGTTCCATTGGCTATGGGCGCCGCTGTTGGGATTGATTCTCACCGTCTTCGTCCTGCCTCAATGGGATTTTATCACCGGCGGCGGCAAGGCGCAGGCGAAGGCGATGGATAAACAAGAGATCGAAAAGGAGTTGCAAAATCTCTTCAATCGCCAATTGGTGCTGGAAAAACGGGCGAAAGAAAAAGAGATGAAGAACGTCGCCGAAATCGCCAAGGAGATCAAGGAACTGGAGACGGATCTCCTGAAAGGCAAAATCGAAAAACGAGACGCCCTGGCCAAACTCTCTTCGCTGCAGGAAGAATGGGAAAAACAACGCGAGGAGTTGAAGGAAAATCAACCTTCTCTCAATCCCGCCGCGCCCATGCAGCAAAAACTAACGAGCGAATTGGCTAAAGACCTGGAAAGCAGCGAATACGAAAAGGCGGCGCAAAAACTCCAGGAATTGCAGAAAAAAATGAAAATGGGAGCGATGAACGAAGGGGAGAGCGACCGGTTATCCAACGAATTGAATCAGTTGGCGGCCAACCTCAGCGCCGATTCTCCGCTGGCGAAAGCGTTGAAAAACGCAGCGGCAAAGATGAAGGCGGGCGATCAAAAATCTTCCCTGCAATCGCTGCAACTGGCGGAAGCCGATTTAAAGGACTTGCAGGATGCATTGGAGCAGATGCAGCTGCTGGATCAGGCGTTGGCCGATCTTAAGAATTCCAAATTCGCATTGGCGGGCAAATTCGGGAAATGTTCGCCCAATATTTGTAATGCCAGCGGCTGCGGCTTATGCGCCGGTTGCAACGGCGCCGGATGCAGCATGTGCAATGGGACTGGCTTGGGCGGCGTTCAAGGCAAAGGCGGCTGGAAAGCAGGTCCCACGGACAAAATGGGCAATAGCGGAATGAGAGGAGCGGGGATAGGACGCGGAGGACAAGCGCCTTTCCAGGATACGGATACCGGCTTCCAGCAG encodes the following:
- the pgsA gene encoding CDP-diacylglycerol--glycerol-3-phosphate 3-phosphatidyltransferase, giving the protein MFIKFLQSQSTLPNLLTSSRLVLSPLLAILFLFDQEIPWARYWALAIVVLSELTDLFDGYMARKHGQVTDFGKILDPMADSIYRDTIFLSLAVVHQVSLFLVLPILYRDSIISTLRTVCAYKGIVLAARKSGKMKAICQATIIIIILILRIAALHFPVIDNWLYLIANSLMGLACAVTLYSAFDYLSNLIPVIMKVTEEKPLSQFD
- a CDS encoding GntR family transcriptional regulator; this encodes MSDLFERLPKYVQIKESIRNEIENGVLNEGQQLPSESALIDRFGASKMTVIRALQELVQEGYLRRVQGKGTYVLRPSKNAPLIGVLVPGTDQGIFPVILHSIEERAHILGYEVFLCSTDDDAAKVETFAERLIARKAAGVIAAPLERVADTSCNLRWYGMFREAQIPVILVDRGIKNLENVPIVQTNNKEAMANLTREVMKRGHRRILMVRWEEIQSTSTDERVAGFMESAVKSGEKAELAKVVSVSGEKPFSKSLEDFETILCEYEPTALMCLNDQIAIHVFSLLKNVGASLGAEVSITGFDDLPFSEAIGLTTVHQPLEQEGVEAVNLLHQMIRGKKVESKTINSNVVIRSSLLTVAKPVNGV
- a CDS encoding CDP-alcohol phosphatidyltransferase family protein gives rise to the protein MVKLNLPNGLSMTRLLMVPCFFLFTYYWLKGENWMLWPARAILLLIVASDFFDGYLARVRGEVTQLGGILDPLADKLFVTASFVLLAVFDKIHDWLAITVVTKDILVSIGWCVFAVLFDKVDVEPSNLGKTATALQFFTVFAVVILPSSFPIVVLEYLTAAGTIMALVHYAYLASRNPSLR
- the thiL gene encoding thiamine-phosphate kinase: MNGSQGKSEILSDIGEFGLIQRIEQILGPSSSAVSVGLGDDAATVFPPSAPLVVTTDAMVEGVHFRQEWTSPGDLAHKALASNLSDLAAKCARPAFYLIVLGLPPDVETAWVEDFYRALARLREEWDFELIGGDTVRSTVRFLSIAAWGTQTTPRPIALSGAQPGDRIFVTGFPGDAAAGLEILLHGKTIPENETESELVRRFLRPTPRIKEALAIAQRILPHSMTDISDGLARDLPKLCAASGVGAKIDAARLPCSESLRRFAGDRAAEYVWKGGEDYELLFTLSASDAEKLTQEWTLDCPLREIGEAAARENGIEIAGFPQGIPIGFDHFRE